From the Carassius gibelio isolate Cgi1373 ecotype wild population from Czech Republic chromosome B25, carGib1.2-hapl.c, whole genome shotgun sequence genome, one window contains:
- the LOC128014470 gene encoding secretory carrier-associated membrane protein 5: MAENNFPPLPRSIPLKPCFYQDFNEIPDQHRTMCKRLYYLWILNSATLALNLIGCLAWMCGGGGGANFGLAILWLILFTPCSYVCWFRPIYKAFRTDSSFNFMAFFFVFMAQVVISIIQSIGIPGWGVCGWLATISFFGNNIGSAVVMLIPTIMFTVVAVLSFIALTKVHNFYRGSGGSMSKAQEEWTSGAWKNPHVQQAAMGAVQGGMQGQQYSAAPTYNYDEPM, from the exons ATGGCAG aaaacaatttTCCACCTCTTCCACGGTCCATTCCACTGAAACCATGTTTTTACCAAGACTTCAATGAGATCCCAGACCAGCATCGTACAATGTGCAAACGACTGTATTACCTATGGATAT TAAATAGTGCCACCCTTGCATTGAACCTGATTGGCTGTCTAGCATGGATGTGCGGAGGGGGCGGGGGAGCCAATTTTGGGTTGGCTATTCTATGGCTGATACTGTTCACCCCTTGCTCATATGTGTGCTGGTTTAGGCCCATCTACAAGGCCTTCAG GACGGACAGTTCTTTCAACTTCATGGCATTCTTTTTCGTCTTCATGGCGCAAGTGGTGATTAGTATCATCCAGAGTATTGGAATCCCAGGATGGGGAGTATG TGGCTGGCTTGCCACCATCTCTTTTTTCGGCAATAACATTGGCTCTGCTGTTGTTATGCTGATTCCAACCATAATGTTCACTGTCGTGGCTGTTCTCTCGTTCATTGCCCTCACCAAG GTTCACAACTTCTACCGTGGCAGCGGGGGCAGCATGAGCAAGGCCCAGGAAGAATGGACCTCTGGTGCTTGGAAGAACCCTCACGTCCAGCAGGCAGCTATGGGGGCTGTACAGGGGGGCATGCAGGGTCAGCAGTACTCAGCCGCACCAACTTACAACTACGACGAGCCAATGTAG